One genomic window of Desmospora activa DSM 45169 includes the following:
- a CDS encoding DUF6526 family protein yields MEKQNYKNHRKLDPTYHFMLAPLSLIIFITTLVLLISSLQSGEMIGWAVISLMMSIALLLTVTLVRIYPLKIQDRIIRSEQQLRHYILTGELLDPRLTLKQIVGLRFASDAEFPELCKRAAEDNLTGEQIKKLIQEWQGDYNRI; encoded by the coding sequence TTGGAGAAGCAAAATTATAAAAACCATCGGAAATTGGATCCTACCTATCACTTTATGTTGGCGCCGCTCAGCTTGATTATCTTCATAACAACGCTCGTCTTATTGATCTCTTCCCTGCAATCGGGAGAGATGATCGGGTGGGCTGTCATCAGTTTAATGATGAGTATCGCGCTTCTCTTAACTGTAACATTGGTACGAATTTACCCTTTAAAAATACAGGATCGGATCATCCGATCCGAACAACAGCTCCGACATTATATCTTGACGGGAGAGCTCCTCGATCCACGTCTCACCTTAAAGCAAATCGTTGGATTGCGGTTCGCTAGCGATGCAGAGTTTCCTGAACTGTGTAAGCGGGCCGCTGAAGACAACTTGACAGGAGAACAAATCAAGAAATTAATCCAAGAATGGCAAGGGGATTATAATCGAATTTAA
- a CDS encoding PadR family transcriptional regulator, giving the protein MSVKHAILALLHQRERHGYEIKTKFESMVHGQWPLNTGQVYTTLDRLTRDGLVEPLKEGGSRERREYRLTEDGRKELHQWLLEPVERSLLKDAFFFKLLCAQEIDFRQETEMLNRQRASLVYHMMQLRQLRARLDPEQHRSMIYLVEGGILHLEADMKWVEMLLEEAMES; this is encoded by the coding sequence ATGTCTGTGAAGCATGCCATATTAGCCCTGCTGCATCAAAGAGAGCGGCATGGGTATGAAATTAAGACCAAATTTGAGAGCATGGTGCACGGCCAATGGCCCTTAAATACAGGGCAAGTGTACACCACATTGGATCGCTTAACGCGGGACGGATTGGTCGAACCTTTGAAAGAAGGGGGGAGTAGGGAGCGTAGAGAGTATCGACTCACGGAGGACGGTCGGAAGGAGCTGCACCAATGGTTGCTGGAACCAGTAGAACGTTCACTTCTAAAAGATGCCTTTTTCTTTAAACTCCTCTGTGCACAAGAAATCGATTTTCGGCAAGAGACAGAGATGCTGAACCGACAACGGGCGTCCTTGGTTTATCACATGATGCAGTTGCGCCAGTTACGAGCTCGCCTTGATCCTGAGCAACACCGTTCCATGATTTATCTGGTGGAAGGTGGGATTCTTCATCTGGAAGCCGATATGAAATGGGTGGAGATGTTGTTGGAAGAGGCAATGGAGTCATAA